The following coding sequences lie in one Sorghum bicolor cultivar BTx623 chromosome 6, Sorghum_bicolor_NCBIv3, whole genome shotgun sequence genomic window:
- the LOC8057608 gene encoding E3 ubiquitin ligase BIG BROTHER-related has product MYLLGKKTGKKKVYLGYMSAPLPYAIEENYGGCFFDDDDDLAQVLQDQEILYQLIQGSNGSGSSRTHLTPSCSYGHDRTPNERKSSEDVNYELQLAVDEALARELQEMEGKLANTSLNDNNGRKPTSSSLFDRGNNSASRPPQAVEEDGIDPDNMTYEELQQLGEAIGTESKGLPESVIALLPTSTYKIGIFSRKEKHEECVICCMSYKNRDRLTKLPCGHQYHQACVAKWLQINKVCPVCNKEVFS; this is encoded by the exons ATGTATCTGCTAGGAAAGAAAACTGGAAAGAAGAAAGTGTATCTTGGTTATATGAGTGCCCCTCTACCGTATGCCATTGAAGAGAACTACGGTGGGTGCTTctttgatgacgacgacgatctTGCCCAAGTTCTTCAAGATCAG GAAATATTGTATCAATTAATTCAAGGAAGTAATGGTAGCGGTTCATCTAGAACTCATTTGACTCCAAGTTGTAGCTATGGCCATGATCGGACACCAAATGAACGAAAATCATCTGAAGATGTAAACTATGAGTTGCAACTAGCAGTTGATGAAGCTTTAGCTAGAGAGTTGCAAGAAATGGAGGGCAAACTAGCCAACACTTCACTTAATGACAATAATG gaagaaagccaacatCATCTTCATTGTTTGATAGAGGCAATAATTCTGCAAGTAGACCTCCTCAG GCAGTGGAGGAGGATGGGATTGATCCAGATAATATGACTTATGAG GAACTGCAACAGTTAGGGGAAGCCATTGGTACCGAAAGCAAAGGGTTGCCTGAAAGTGTCATAGCACTCTTGCCAACTTCAACTTACAAAATTGGGATATTCTCAAGAAAGGAAAAACATGAAGA ATGTGTGATCTGCTGTATGTCATACAAGAACCGGGATAGGCTTACTAAATTGCCCTGTGGACATCAGTACCATCAAGCTTGTGTTGCTAAATGGTTACAGATCAATAAG GTATGCCCTGTTTGCAATAAGGAGGTTTTCAGCTAG